A region of Acidithiobacillus ferridurans DNA encodes the following proteins:
- a CDS encoding DUF2784 domain-containing protein, which yields MQNELWLAQVILVVHILIIAFNVFGLIAIPLGAWRGWRWVRIFWWRALHLAALLVVAVQALLGRACFLTIWQSELQEAAGRQGYRLPLIQTWVDHLLFWRLPMSFFTSIYVLIWIGVLLLWWKVPPVLPWRRP from the coding sequence ATGCAAAATGAACTCTGGCTGGCTCAGGTGATTCTGGTGGTTCATATCCTGATCATCGCCTTCAACGTCTTTGGCCTGATCGCCATCCCGCTGGGTGCCTGGCGGGGTTGGCGGTGGGTGCGCATCTTCTGGTGGCGGGCCCTCCACCTCGCGGCGCTCCTGGTGGTGGCGGTACAGGCGTTGCTGGGCAGGGCCTGCTTTCTGACCATCTGGCAGAGCGAACTGCAGGAAGCGGCAGGGCGGCAGGGCTACCGTCTGCCCCTGATCCAGACCTGGGTCGATCATCTGCTGTTCTGGCGCCTGCCCATGTCCTTTTTCACCTCGATCTATGTCCTGATCTGGATCGGCGTGCTGCTGCTATGGTGGAAGGTGCCGCCCGTTCTGCCCTGGCGCAGGCCGTAA
- a CDS encoding lipoyl protein ligase domain-containing protein — MDKLLWGDSGLRDAADNIILDSHQMIVTRMESLPLLRFYENRHAVALGAFEDQDFAVRMAYCRARSIPVIRRITGGGTAYLYPDQVAWSLTIQAQEFSMAQWLERLCMAVCNGLSNSGYENVYFHKPNDIYANNRKLGSVYVGMQDDVIVANGTLYRSLDISTMLRALRVPKEKLTVDGIHAAGLHFTTLQNRSAADLDNLKESLARFMAQMCNLETLVPTPWIDSVSHSPRGAQEQFPEPDHGRTYSGFLATSGGVLHGSITLDDELRISSAKIAGNVYVMPHHLFKKIQSVWYGASEGEISQRMESLLYDLRWEMSGFTPGQVLQLFHRLFERSRIAQQLAITASAANSFMVHDPDGDMDAMEIAAQAEAVLVPYCAKPAWCKWRHRDGCSRCGKCDVGEIYDLAGRQGLKVTTVKNFEHLERTLKTLKVQDARCYIGMCCNNFYIKHEDAFRAAGIPALLLDIAGANCYELLQEQAAYSGKFVAESAIDLEVATKVIHIAHQSNACH, encoded by the coding sequence ATGGATAAGCTGTTATGGGGAGATAGCGGGCTTCGTGATGCCGCAGATAATATCATTCTCGACTCGCATCAGATGATCGTTACGCGCATGGAATCGCTACCATTATTGCGTTTTTATGAAAATCGCCACGCGGTGGCCCTGGGCGCCTTCGAGGACCAGGACTTTGCCGTGCGAATGGCTTATTGTCGGGCCAGGTCCATACCGGTTATCCGCCGCATAACAGGGGGCGGAACGGCATATCTGTATCCTGACCAGGTTGCCTGGAGCCTGACCATACAGGCGCAGGAGTTCAGTATGGCACAATGGTTGGAAAGGCTTTGTATGGCGGTTTGCAACGGCCTGAGCAATAGCGGATACGAAAATGTCTATTTCCATAAACCAAACGATATCTACGCAAACAACCGGAAGCTGGGCAGCGTCTACGTCGGAATGCAGGATGATGTCATCGTCGCGAATGGCACGCTATACAGATCCTTGGACATCAGTACGATGCTTCGCGCGTTGCGCGTGCCCAAAGAGAAGCTGACAGTGGACGGCATACATGCCGCCGGTCTCCACTTCACTACGCTACAAAACCGGAGCGCAGCGGATCTGGACAATCTAAAGGAATCCCTGGCGCGGTTCATGGCACAAATGTGCAACCTGGAAACCCTCGTACCTACGCCGTGGATAGACAGCGTATCCCACAGCCCGCGCGGCGCTCAGGAGCAATTTCCTGAACCAGACCACGGCCGCACCTATAGCGGCTTTCTGGCGACATCCGGTGGCGTTCTCCACGGCAGCATCACTCTGGACGACGAACTCAGGATATCTTCCGCAAAAATCGCTGGCAATGTCTACGTCATGCCACACCACCTCTTTAAAAAAATTCAGTCTGTATGGTACGGCGCGTCGGAAGGTGAAATATCACAGCGCATGGAAAGCCTCCTTTATGATCTACGGTGGGAGATGTCCGGATTTACCCCCGGACAGGTCCTACAATTATTTCACAGACTGTTCGAGCGCAGCCGGATAGCGCAGCAACTTGCCATAACTGCGTCTGCAGCCAATTCGTTCATGGTCCATGATCCTGACGGAGATATGGACGCCATGGAAATCGCCGCGCAGGCGGAGGCGGTGCTGGTGCCATACTGTGCCAAGCCGGCATGGTGCAAATGGCGGCATAGGGATGGATGCTCCCGCTGCGGAAAATGTGACGTCGGTGAAATATACGACCTGGCCGGAAGGCAGGGATTAAAGGTCACCACCGTAAAAAACTTTGAGCATCTGGAACGGACACTGAAAACGCTCAAGGTGCAAGATGCCCGATGCTATATCGGAATGTGCTGCAATAATTTTTATATCAAGCATGAAGACGCGTTCAGGGCGGCAGGTATTCCGGCATTGTTGTTGGATATAGCGGGTGCCAACTGTTATGAGCTCCTGCAGGAGCAGGCGGCATATTCTGGTAAATTCGTGGCCGAATCCGCAATAGATCTGGAAGTGGCGACAAAGGTGATCCATATCGCGCATCAGAGCAACGCCTGTCATTAG
- a CDS encoding SDR family NAD(P)-dependent oxidoreductase: MTENDYTRAKGDGTLDGKTILVTGAGDGIGRAVAIEYAHQGATVILLGKTKRNLEGVYDEITDYGYAEPAILVVDLADPASDAFKTIGAAISSEFTQLNGIVHNAAELGMLTPLENYEGALWDHVFQVNVKSPLLVTQQCLPLLKEAPYASIIFTTDESGVKPKGYWGAYGVSKAAILHMARMWAIEYANTHIRVNIVDPGPCRTGLRLLTHPGMPMKRYTPPEAITSIYTQLMDCDVLGHNGELFYAQNFINPDLDDRTEKDLATSTV, encoded by the coding sequence ATGACGGAAAATGATTATACCCGGGCGAAAGGCGACGGCACCCTGGACGGAAAAACGATACTCGTGACGGGTGCGGGAGATGGTATCGGCAGGGCGGTGGCCATCGAGTATGCCCATCAAGGCGCTACGGTCATTCTGTTGGGCAAAACGAAGCGCAATCTGGAAGGGGTCTACGATGAAATCACCGACTATGGCTATGCCGAACCGGCCATCCTCGTGGTGGACCTGGCCGACCCGGCAAGCGACGCATTCAAAACCATAGGCGCCGCCATTTCCAGCGAGTTCACCCAATTGAATGGCATCGTGCACAACGCCGCCGAACTCGGGATGCTGACCCCTCTGGAGAACTATGAAGGGGCATTATGGGACCATGTATTTCAGGTCAACGTAAAGTCTCCCTTGCTGGTGACGCAGCAGTGCCTCCCGTTACTGAAAGAGGCGCCATACGCATCCATTATTTTTACCACCGATGAGTCCGGCGTTAAGCCCAAGGGCTATTGGGGCGCCTACGGCGTGAGCAAAGCGGCCATATTGCACATGGCCCGCATGTGGGCGATAGAGTATGCCAACACGCATATTCGGGTAAATATCGTAGACCCGGGTCCGTGCCGAACGGGACTACGCCTGCTCACGCATCCCGGCATGCCGATGAAGCGATATACGCCGCCTGAAGCCATCACCAGTATCTATACACAATTAATGGATTGTGACGTTCTGGGTCATAACGGCGAGCTGTTTTATGCCCAAAATTTCATCAATCCCGATCTGGACGACAGAACGGAAAAGGATTTGGCAACTTCTACGGTGTAG
- a CDS encoding U32 family peptidase, which translates to MKISLGPIHYYWSKENIEQFYRRAEHWPVDIVYLGETVCAKRRALRSADWLDIAARLTDAGKEVVLSTLALLEAHSDLLQLERICANVHYLVEANDMAAVHLLAGRGPFVIGPHINGYNAETLSLLADLGARRWVPPVELSATTIAMLQDTRPETLETEVFAYGYLPLSFSARCFTARADNVGKDACELRCISDPEGRALFTQEQERLFTINGIQLQSGIPCNLLNETVAMSEMGIDIVRISPQLADTESVIRAFHAVLNGEISPPVEYGSPACNGYWYGKPGMQFSPVGPVPGH; encoded by the coding sequence ATGAAGATCTCGCTAGGCCCGATCCACTATTACTGGTCCAAGGAAAACATAGAGCAGTTTTACCGGCGCGCGGAACACTGGCCGGTGGACATCGTCTATCTGGGTGAGACCGTGTGCGCCAAACGACGCGCCCTGCGCAGCGCCGACTGGCTCGACATCGCGGCGCGTCTGACCGACGCGGGCAAGGAGGTCGTGCTGTCCACACTGGCCCTTCTGGAAGCCCATTCAGACCTTCTGCAATTGGAAAGGATTTGTGCGAACGTCCATTACCTAGTGGAAGCCAACGACATGGCGGCGGTCCATCTGCTGGCGGGGCGGGGTCCCTTCGTCATCGGACCCCATATCAATGGTTATAACGCCGAAACATTGTCGCTCCTGGCCGATCTGGGAGCCAGGCGATGGGTTCCTCCGGTGGAGTTGTCGGCCACGACCATTGCCATGTTACAAGACACGCGGCCTGAGACCTTGGAAACCGAGGTGTTTGCCTACGGTTATCTGCCGCTGTCATTTTCAGCCCGCTGTTTCACCGCCCGCGCGGATAACGTCGGTAAGGATGCCTGTGAACTGCGCTGCATCAGTGATCCGGAGGGGCGGGCGCTGTTCACCCAGGAGCAGGAACGCCTGTTTACCATCAACGGCATTCAGCTGCAGTCCGGTATTCCGTGCAACCTCTTGAATGAGACGGTGGCCATGTCGGAAATGGGCATAGATATCGTCCGCATATCCCCGCAACTTGCCGACACGGAGTCCGTCATACGGGCATTCCATGCCGTGTTGAATGGAGAAATCAGCCCCCCGGTTGAATATGGCTCGCCAGCCTGTAACGGCTATTGGTACGGCAAACCCGGCATGCAGTTCAGTCCTGTCGGTCCTGTGCCGGGACATTGA
- a CDS encoding c-type cytochrome, which yields MASAAYGSPLAKTVSGAPTAATASAVSSVTATTASVTASGIPTVVQSTCMACHGMQGIAADGGMFPNLAGQWKPYLLRQLDHFKTHVRADPQSPIMWGMAAPLTAAQMQQVADYFSSQKPASGHVYDPKLVAEGKKLYFGGLPDKHMPACMACHGATLAGLPPYFPRLAGQKRTYVINQLTYFKSGQRVATHKGIMQYVASRLNPKQITALAAYIRSR from the coding sequence ATGGCTTCGGCGGCCTATGGCTCCCCTCTCGCCAAGACGGTCTCCGGCGCCCCCACAGCGGCTACGGCCAGCGCTGTCAGTAGTGTTACCGCGACGACGGCGTCCGTCACCGCAAGCGGTATCCCCACGGTGGTGCAGTCCACCTGCATGGCCTGTCATGGCATGCAGGGCATAGCGGCTGACGGGGGCATGTTCCCGAACCTGGCGGGGCAATGGAAGCCCTACCTTTTGCGTCAGCTCGATCATTTCAAAACTCATGTCCGCGCGGACCCGCAATCACCCATCATGTGGGGAATGGCGGCTCCGCTGACGGCCGCGCAGATGCAGCAGGTCGCCGACTACTTCTCCTCTCAGAAACCCGCGTCTGGACACGTTTACGATCCCAAGCTTGTGGCCGAAGGGAAAAAACTGTACTTCGGTGGTCTGCCCGACAAGCACATGCCGGCCTGCATGGCCTGCCATGGCGCCACGCTGGCCGGGCTGCCCCCTTATTTCCCCAGACTGGCCGGGCAAAAACGCACCTATGTGATCAATCAACTCACCTATTTCAAATCCGGGCAGCGGGTCGCCACCCACAAGGGCATCATGCAATACGTGGCCTCCAGACTGAACCCGAAGCAAATCACGGCACTGGCCGCTTACATACGGTCCCGGTGA
- the ubiT gene encoding ubiquinone anaerobic biosynthesis accessory factor UbiT, giving the protein MEHGRTLTRPFIAATTILMDPVIMTIFMGLANRVLARYPADFLPIEGRRIVVEVSDLGKSLHLVIRQGRIAPTRAGPVDLRIAGNAKDLCRLALRLEDPDTLFFARRLVLEGETSVGLQLKNILDSIDLDWLAPVGYLPAPLGPRIRQAIDHAIRKTHADRHLHDMLDRALQP; this is encoded by the coding sequence ATGGAACACGGACGCACCCTAACACGTCCATTTATCGCCGCAACAACTATTCTTATGGACCCGGTAATCATGACCATTTTCATGGGCTTGGCTAACCGGGTTCTGGCGAGGTATCCAGCGGATTTCTTGCCGATAGAAGGGCGGCGTATCGTGGTCGAGGTGTCCGACCTTGGGAAATCACTACATTTGGTGATAAGGCAAGGAAGAATCGCCCCGACCCGTGCCGGTCCGGTCGATTTGCGCATCGCCGGAAATGCGAAAGATCTTTGCCGCCTCGCGCTACGTCTCGAAGATCCGGATACCCTGTTCTTCGCGCGCCGTCTGGTCCTGGAAGGAGAAACCTCCGTTGGACTCCAACTCAAGAATATTCTGGATTCCATAGACCTGGACTGGCTGGCTCCGGTCGGCTACCTGCCTGCCCCGCTCGGCCCCCGAATCAGACAGGCCATCGACCACGCCATCCGCAAGACCCATGCCGACAGACACCTGCACGACATGCTGGACCGTGCGCTGCAACCCTGA
- a CDS encoding anaerobic ribonucleoside-triphosphate reductase activating protein, translating into MSEAASTVDIGLQPLPPLGGFARFSTVDYPGHLCAVIYTQGCPCRCRYCHNPHLQQGRGQSGISWPAIMAWLATRAGLLDAVAFCGGEPTAHKSLRAALQQVRELGFGTALHTSGIYPYQFSQMLPYIDWVGFDIKAPPARYAAVTGVPGSGARVQDSVEWLLSGKVAYEIRTTVHPAILDTADLIAIARWLKLLGVSRWVLQSFNPAGCVNGDLVTSYAPIDHELLDELRGYVPDISVR; encoded by the coding sequence ATGAGCGAAGCAGCCAGCACGGTGGATATCGGGTTACAACCCCTACCCCCATTGGGCGGTTTCGCGCGGTTCAGTACGGTGGATTATCCCGGACATTTATGCGCCGTGATATACACGCAGGGCTGCCCATGCCGCTGCCGCTACTGCCATAATCCGCATCTGCAGCAGGGGCGCGGCCAGTCCGGCATATCATGGCCGGCCATCATGGCCTGGCTGGCCACCCGAGCGGGATTACTGGATGCGGTGGCGTTTTGTGGTGGCGAACCCACCGCTCATAAATCGTTACGGGCGGCGCTTCAGCAGGTGCGGGAACTGGGATTTGGCACCGCCCTGCACACATCCGGAATCTATCCCTACCAATTTTCGCAAATGTTGCCCTATATCGATTGGGTAGGCTTTGACATCAAGGCGCCCCCCGCCCGTTATGCCGCCGTCACCGGCGTGCCGGGAAGCGGCGCCCGGGTGCAGGACTCCGTAGAATGGTTGTTATCCGGCAAGGTGGCTTATGAAATCAGAACCACGGTACACCCGGCCATACTCGATACCGCGGACCTGATCGCGATAGCGCGCTGGCTGAAGCTTCTGGGAGTTTCCCGCTGGGTACTGCAATCTTTCAACCCGGCAGGATGCGTGAATGGGGATCTGGTCACTAGCTACGCGCCGATCGACCATGAACTGCTCGATGAGTTGCGTGGATACGTGCCCGATATCTCGGTGAGATAG
- the nrdD gene encoding anaerobic ribonucleoside-triphosphate reductase gives MYPEIMNQNPLEIKLADDERQPCEVWTRVMGYHRPTSSFNIGKQSEHSERKYFVETGTPDTGVSRPVH, from the coding sequence ATGTATCCTGAAATAATGAACCAAAATCCTCTTGAAATAAAACTGGCGGATGACGAAAGGCAACCCTGCGAGGTTTGGACGCGGGTCATGGGTTACCACCGACCGACTTCTTCTTTCAATATCGGCAAGCAAAGCGAGCATTCCGAGCGCAAATACTTTGTGGAGACCGGGACGCCGGATACGGGCGTGTCGCGGCCGGTGCATTGA
- a CDS encoding ribonucleoside triphosphate reductase, translating into MNDLSMLKRNGARVPFDPGRICSAITRAGRASGEFDDGVAERITDVVLGALAPDAAHREPTIEQIQDLVELALMDEGFYRTARAYIAYREQHQRLRGDRQAMIDAITSVNEYLDREDWRVNANANQGYSLGGLILNIAGKVTANYWLSHVYPEKIGAAHREADLHIHDLDMLAGYCAGWSLRTLLQEGFNGVPGKVEAAPPRHLSSAVGQMVNFLGTLQNEWAGAQAFSSFDTYLAPFVRKDGLSYREIRQNIQEFIYNLNVPSRWGGQTPFTNVTFDWVCPDDLKEQVPVIGGEEMPFRYGDLQAEMELINQAYIEVMSEGDARGRVFTFPIPTYNITPDFPWDSANAERLFAMTAKYGLPYFQNFINSELQPNMVRSMCCRLQLDLRELLKRGNGLFGSSEQTGSIGVVTINCARLGYLHKNDSEGLFRRLDALTEMAKESLEIKRKIIQRQMDTGLFPYSKRYLGTLRNHFSTIGVNGIHEMIRNFTDDRENITTPAGYALAIRFLDHVRERMVAFQEETGHMYNLEATPAEGTTYRFAKEDRKRFPDILQAGLPDKPYYTNSSQLPVGFTDDPFEAMERQEALQAKYTGGTVLHLYMGDRVSSTEACKRLVRRALERFRLPYITVTPTFSICPVHGYLSGEHPFCPICDEERLAEKRRHSA; encoded by the coding sequence ATGAACGATCTTTCGATGTTGAAGCGAAACGGCGCAAGGGTGCCTTTTGATCCAGGTCGGATCTGCTCGGCTATCACCCGGGCGGGACGTGCGAGCGGCGAATTTGACGACGGCGTTGCGGAAAGAATCACCGACGTGGTTCTGGGCGCCCTGGCACCTGATGCAGCCCATCGCGAACCCACGATTGAGCAGATTCAGGATCTGGTCGAACTGGCGCTGATGGACGAGGGCTTTTATCGCACCGCTCGCGCCTATATTGCCTACCGCGAACAGCACCAGCGATTGCGCGGGGATCGCCAGGCGATGATAGACGCCATCACTTCCGTCAATGAATACCTGGATCGGGAGGATTGGCGGGTCAACGCCAATGCCAACCAGGGTTATTCCCTCGGCGGCCTGATCCTGAACATTGCCGGAAAAGTCACCGCGAATTACTGGCTGAGCCATGTCTATCCCGAAAAAATCGGTGCCGCCCACCGCGAGGCGGACCTGCATATCCACGATCTCGACATGTTGGCCGGTTATTGCGCCGGATGGTCCCTCCGCACCCTTTTGCAGGAGGGGTTCAACGGCGTACCGGGGAAGGTAGAGGCGGCACCGCCGCGTCACCTGTCGAGCGCCGTCGGGCAGATGGTCAACTTCCTCGGCACCCTGCAGAACGAATGGGCAGGCGCACAGGCCTTCAGTTCCTTTGATACCTATCTGGCGCCGTTCGTCCGCAAAGATGGCTTGTCCTACCGGGAGATACGCCAAAACATCCAGGAATTCATCTATAACCTGAACGTCCCTTCGCGCTGGGGTGGCCAGACGCCGTTCACGAATGTCACCTTCGATTGGGTTTGCCCCGACGATCTGAAGGAACAGGTTCCCGTGATCGGCGGAGAGGAGATGCCTTTCCGCTATGGCGATCTGCAGGCAGAAATGGAACTGATCAATCAGGCTTATATCGAGGTGATGAGCGAAGGCGACGCCAGGGGACGGGTTTTTACTTTTCCTATACCCACCTACAACATAACGCCTGATTTTCCGTGGGATTCGGCGAATGCCGAAAGACTGTTCGCCATGACGGCCAAATACGGCCTACCCTACTTTCAGAATTTTATCAATTCCGAACTGCAGCCCAACATGGTGCGCTCCATGTGTTGTCGCCTGCAACTCGACCTGCGTGAACTGCTCAAACGCGGAAATGGTCTTTTCGGGTCCTCGGAACAGACCGGTTCCATCGGCGTGGTGACCATCAATTGTGCCAGACTGGGCTATCTCCATAAAAACGATTCGGAAGGTCTTTTCCGTCGCCTGGACGCGCTCACGGAAATGGCAAAAGAAAGTCTGGAGATCAAACGCAAAATCATCCAGAGACAAATGGACACCGGCCTTTTCCCGTACTCCAAGCGTTATCTGGGTACCTTACGCAATCATTTCTCCACCATTGGCGTGAACGGTATCCATGAAATGATCCGCAACTTCACCGATGATCGCGAAAACATCACCACCCCTGCCGGATATGCCCTCGCCATTCGTTTTCTCGACCATGTCAGAGAACGCATGGTGGCTTTTCAGGAAGAAACCGGACACATGTATAACCTCGAGGCGACCCCTGCGGAAGGCACCACCTATCGTTTCGCCAAAGAGGATCGGAAGCGCTTTCCCGATATCTTACAGGCAGGTCTCCCGGATAAGCCGTACTACACCAACTCCTCACAATTGCCCGTAGGCTTTACGGACGACCCTTTTGAGGCCATGGAACGCCAGGAGGCGTTACAGGCGAAATACACCGGCGGAACCGTTCTTCACCTGTATATGGGGGATCGCGTCTCCAGCACGGAAGCCTGCAAGCGCCTGGTGCGCCGCGCACTGGAACGTTTTCGCCTGCCCTACATTACGGTTACGCCCACGTTTTCCATCTGCCCGGTGCATGGATATCTATCGGGGGAACATCCGTTCTGTCCGATCTGTGATGAAGAACGACTTGCTGAAAAACGGCGGCATTCCGCCTGA
- a CDS encoding NAD(P)H-dependent flavin oxidoreductase, producing the protein MDLPYLKIKGRSLLPVIQGGMGIGVSAHSLAGAVAAEGAVGTIASVELRRLHEDLMQHLRRLRDPAASAQANLIALDREIQEARRIAGKEGFIAVNVMHAISGYREHVLQAIRSGVNAVIVGAGLPLDLPTLAAEFPNVALIPILSEERGVQVVLRRWMRQKRLPDAIVIENPQFAGGHLGATRLEDVSDSRYGFAHVLPAIRKLFEELGLKADQIPLIAAGGISSFQKMREIFSLGGSGAQLGTPFAVTTEGDAHINFKRVLADAMPKDLVTFMSSAGLPARAVLTPWLRRYLGRERRLRACASPDHSQCPSQTECLVHCGFKDGHSSSGQFCIEAQLAAAQRGDVEHGLFFRGAGQLPFGQQIKSVRELFATLLGETAQTSVDECISRVAV; encoded by the coding sequence ATGGACTTGCCATACCTGAAGATCAAAGGACGGTCCCTACTCCCGGTGATACAGGGGGGTATGGGTATTGGCGTTTCTGCACACAGCCTGGCTGGGGCGGTGGCGGCGGAAGGGGCGGTCGGAACGATTGCCAGCGTCGAGTTGCGGCGTTTGCACGAGGACCTGATGCAACACCTGCGACGCCTGAGAGACCCTGCAGCCTCGGCCCAGGCGAACCTGATCGCACTGGATCGGGAGATTCAGGAAGCGCGGCGAATTGCCGGCAAAGAGGGGTTCATCGCCGTCAATGTCATGCATGCCATTTCCGGCTATCGGGAGCACGTGCTTCAAGCCATCAGGAGTGGGGTGAACGCGGTGATCGTGGGCGCGGGCCTGCCCCTGGACCTGCCCACGCTGGCGGCGGAATTTCCCAACGTCGCACTGATCCCGATCCTTTCGGAAGAGCGCGGCGTGCAGGTGGTGCTGCGCCGCTGGATGCGCCAAAAGCGCCTTCCGGACGCCATCGTCATCGAGAACCCGCAGTTCGCGGGCGGGCATCTGGGCGCCACCCGTCTGGAGGACGTTTCAGATTCCCGGTATGGTTTTGCCCATGTTTTGCCCGCGATTCGCAAACTGTTTGAAGAATTGGGCCTGAAGGCCGACCAGATTCCGCTCATCGCCGCCGGAGGGATCTCTTCCTTTCAGAAAATGCGGGAGATATTTTCTCTCGGCGGCAGCGGCGCCCAGTTGGGCACCCCCTTCGCCGTAACCACCGAAGGTGACGCACACATCAACTTCAAACGTGTCCTGGCGGACGCGATGCCTAAAGATCTCGTGACATTCATGAGTTCGGCGGGTTTACCCGCGCGCGCGGTGCTTACCCCCTGGTTGCGCCGCTACCTGGGACGCGAGCGGAGGCTGCGCGCCTGCGCGAGTCCCGATCACTCGCAGTGCCCCAGCCAGACGGAGTGCCTGGTTCATTGTGGTTTCAAGGATGGTCATTCCTCTTCCGGGCAATTCTGCATCGAGGCGCAGCTCGCTGCCGCGCAACGCGGTGACGTAGAGCATGGGCTGTTTTTTCGCGGCGCCGGACAGTTACCCTTCGGGCAACAGATCAAAAGCGTTCGGGAGCTTTTTGCCACGCTGCTGGGTGAAACTGCGCAGACCTCCGTGGATGAGTGCATATCCAGGGTGGCTGTATGA
- the ubiU gene encoding ubiquinone anaerobic biosynthesis protein UbiU, whose translation MNHRKPELVCPAGGLPALKAAVDNGADAIYIGFRDDTNARNFPGLNFGPEEAARGLEYAHRAGKKVLLAINTYPQAHNWAVWTTAVNRAAELGIDAVIMADPGLLRYTATHHPDLRLHLSVQASATTYKALEFYHQRFGIQRAVLPRVLSLQQLWHTIANSPVEIEVFGYGSLCVMVEGRCALSSYITGRSPNASGVCSPAESVRWEETALGRESRLNGVLIDRHGLNEAAGYPTLCKGRYYTDAQAYYAIEEPTSLNILDILPDLLHHGIAAIKVEGRQRSPAYVASVARVLREAIDTCAADPARYLVRNHWTAVLDRLSEGQTHTLGAYHRPWH comes from the coding sequence ATGAACCACCGCAAACCCGAATTGGTCTGCCCCGCTGGCGGACTGCCTGCCCTGAAAGCTGCGGTCGATAATGGTGCAGACGCCATATATATCGGCTTTCGCGACGATACCAACGCCCGCAATTTTCCGGGGTTGAACTTCGGTCCGGAAGAGGCCGCGCGCGGCTTGGAATACGCGCATCGCGCCGGCAAAAAGGTGCTTCTCGCCATCAATACCTACCCACAGGCACATAACTGGGCGGTCTGGACCACTGCGGTGAATCGCGCCGCGGAACTGGGGATAGACGCCGTGATCATGGCGGACCCGGGACTGTTGCGTTATACCGCAACCCACCACCCCGATCTCCGTTTGCATCTTTCCGTGCAGGCATCCGCCACCACGTACAAGGCCCTGGAGTTCTACCACCAGCGATTTGGCATTCAGCGCGCCGTTCTGCCCAGGGTCCTGTCCTTGCAACAGCTTTGGCACACCATAGCCAACAGCCCGGTGGAGATCGAAGTATTCGGCTATGGAAGTCTGTGCGTCATGGTGGAAGGCCGTTGCGCCTTGTCATCGTACATTACGGGACGCTCCCCGAATGCCAGTGGCGTTTGTTCGCCAGCCGAGTCTGTACGCTGGGAGGAGACCGCCCTGGGTCGCGAGTCTCGCCTCAACGGCGTATTGATCGACCGTCACGGCCTGAACGAGGCGGCCGGTTACCCCACTTTGTGCAAGGGGCGTTACTACACGGACGCCCAGGCCTATTACGCCATAGAAGAGCCTACCAGCCTGAATATTCTGGATATATTGCCGGATTTATTGCACCACGGCATAGCCGCCATCAAGGTGGAAGGCCGCCAGCGAAGTCCGGCCTACGTGGCGTCCGTCGCCCGCGTTCTGCGCGAAGCCATAGATACCTGCGCCGCCGATCCGGCACGATATCTGGTCAGAAACCACTGGACCGCGGTGCTTGATCGTCTTTCCGAAGGGCAGACGCATACGCTCGGGGCCTATCACCGGCCCTGGCATTGA